A single region of the Malus sylvestris chromosome 8, drMalSylv7.2, whole genome shotgun sequence genome encodes:
- the LOC126631223 gene encoding signal peptidase complex subunit 2-like yields the protein MSETKAESKSKNPKKVNLSDHSSIKHLLDESVSEIVKSRGYVENTRLSNLKLLIGTVVIIIALFAQFYNKKFPENRDFLLGCIALYVIVNGILQLVSYTKEKNAILFTHPPAGAFSTGLVVSSKLPRFSDLYTLTVASADPESISANKPVEFTKSVTQWFTKDGVLVEGLFWKEVDGLINEYAKEPKKSK from the exons ATGTCGGAGACGAAGGCCGAGAGCAAGAGCAAAAACCCTAAGAAGGTCAATCTCTCAGATCACAGCTCCATCAAGCACCTCCTCGACGAGTCCGTCTCAGAG ATTGTTAAGAGTCGCGGGTATGTGGAGAATACGAGGCTGAGTAACTTGAAGTTGCTGATTGGAACCGTTGTGATAATCATTGCTTTGTTTGCTCAGTTCTACAACAAGAAATTTCCGGAGAACCGAGATTTCCTGCTTGGATGCATTGCATT GTATGTCATCGTTAATGGGATATTGCAGCTGGTCTCATACACGAAGGAGAAAAATGCAATCTTATTTACTCATCCTCCTGCG GGGGCCTTTAGCACCGGGTTGGTGGTGTCTTCCAAATTACCAAGATTTTCTGACTTGTACACGCTTACAGTAGCCAGTGCAGATCCAGAATCAATATCTGCAAACAAACCGGTGGAATTCACAAAGAGCGTCACTCAGtg GTTTACCAAGGATGGAGTGTTGGTGGAAGGCCTTTTCTGGAAGGAAGTAGACGGACTCATCAACGAGTATGCAAAAGAACCGAAGAAAAGCAAGTGA
- the LOC126632476 gene encoding probable CCR4-associated factor 1 homolog 7 produces the protein MSILPKGDSIEIREVWNDNLDEEFALIRDIVLKYPYVAMDTEFPGVVLRPVGDFKNINEFNYKTLKDNVDMLKLIQLGLTFFDENGNLPTLSTENQYIWQFNFREFNVSEDIYASDSIELLRQCGIDFKKNNEKGIDVNRFGELLMASGLVLSDNVYWVTFHSGYDFGYLLKLLTCRSLPDAQTEFFNLIKIYFPVLYDIKHLMKFCNSLHGGLNKLAELLEVERVGVCHQAGSDSLLTACTFRKLRDTFFSGSAEKYSGVLYGLGVENGQSN, from the coding sequence ATGTCGATTTTACCGAAGGGGGATTCGATTGAAATCCGAGAGGTGTGGAACGATAATCTTGATGAAGAGTTTGCTCTGATTCGTGATATTGTTTTGAAGTATCCGTATGTGGCCATGGATACTGAGTTTCCAGGCGTGGTTCTTCGCCCGGTGGGGGATTTTAAGAACATCAATGAGTTTAACTACAAGACTCTGAAGGACAATGTTGATATGTTGAAATTGATTCAGTTGGGTCTCACTTTCTTTGACGAGAACGGCAACCTTCCCACTCTGTCGACCGAGAACCAGTACATTTGGCAATTCAACTTTCGCGAGTTCAACGTGAGCGAAGATATATACGCGAGCGATTCAATTGAGTTGTTGCGTCAGTGTGGGATCGATTTCAAGAAGAACAATGAGAAGGGGATCGATGTGAATCGGTTTGGCGAGCTTTTGATGGCTTCAGGGCTTGTATTGAGCGACAATGTGTATTGGGTTACGTTCCACAGTGGATACGACTTTGGATACCTGCTTAAGTTGTTGACTTGTCGGAGTTTGCCTGACGCGCAGACGGAGTTCTTTAATCTGATCAAGATTTACTTCCCAGTGTTGTATGATATCAAGCATCTGATGAAGTTCTGCAACAGCCTTCACGGTGGCTTAAACAAGCTTGCAGAGCTCTTGGAAGTGGAACGAGTTGGTGTGTGCCATCAAGCAGGCTCCGACAGTCTGCTTACAGCGTGTACGTTTAGGAAGTTGAGGGATACTTTCTTCAGTGGCTCAGCGGAGAAGTATTCCGGTGTGTTGTATGGTCTCGGCGTTGAGAATGGACAGAGTAACTAA
- the LOC126632382 gene encoding cytochrome b561, DM13 and DOMON domain-containing protein At5g54830-like, with translation MPRKPNFLRFLSVLLLLLILCHADPVSSDCPKTSPLVNSESEFKMLQHQLRGSIRIIDDCSFKVSDFDMLPGSDVHWWAAAGPDFTNLTAGFVVSDQKLNETYKSDSFIVRLKDNVTWDQIQVLAVWDLPTASDFGHVILGDFKNGSSGSAPSPSPSSGTDSGNGTGRVRVHTEPTMLENCKVLSKNYRVRWTLSAEENLIDVGLEAATGTMNYMAFGWANPNSTSELMLGADVAVAGFKEDGMAFVNDFYITKYSECTLYKDGEVKGVCPDTRYEGSGPNGGEVNNTKLVYGQRRDAVSFIRYQRPLVSNDKKYDLAVNYTEKMKVIWALGPIRPPDLLQPYYLPQNHGGPKSVVFGHLVLNVSENVNDCLGPLDADEKEDQHLIIADAKAPLVVTSDPALHYPDPPNPSKVLYINKKEAPMLRVERGVPVKFSIQAGHDVAMYITSDPLGGNATLRNSTETIYAGGPEAQGVQAKPMELVWAPDRNTPDQVYYQSLYERKMGWKVQVVDGGLPDMYNNSVVLDDQQVTLFWTLSEHSISIAVRGEKKSGFLAIGFGRGMVNSYSYVGWIDNIGKGRVNTYWIDGRDASSIHPTTENLTYVRCKSENGIITFEFSRPLKPSCGKSDKPECKNIIDPTTPLKVVWAMGTAWTDENLSEQNMHFVTSSRPIRVLLMRGSAEAEQDLQPVLAVHGFMMFLAWGILLPGGILSARYLKHVKGDGWFKLHVYLQYSGLAIILLAVLFAVAELRGFFVSSLHVKFGMAALFLVCIQPVNAYVRPKRPAHGEEVSSKRILWEYFHVIGGRCAFVLGIAALFSGMKHLGDRYDAENVHGLTWALIIWFLMGALIVLYLEYREKQQRRDRSFGRSNWVLGNLEEDDSVDLLSPNGIHSEKESQTSGRMEVQLEPLNR, from the coding sequence ATGCCTCGCAAACCCAATTTCCTAAGGTTTCTCtccgtcctcctcctcctcctcatacTCTGCCATGCCGATCCGGTCAGTTCCGATTGCCCCAAAACCAGCCCCCTTGTCAACTCCGAATCCGAATTCAAAATGCTCCAGCACCAGCTCCGCGGATCGATTCGGATAATCGATGATTGCTCCTTCAAGGTCTCCGATTTCGACATGCTCCCTGGCTCCGACGTCCACTGGTGGGCCGCCGCCGGCCCCGATTTTACTAATTTGACCGCCGGCTTCGTCGTCTCCGATCAGAAGCTCAACGAGACGTACAAAAGCGACAGCTTTATCGTGCGCTTGAAGGACAATGTCACCTGGGATCAGATCCAAGTCCTCGCCGTGTGGGACCTCCCCACCGCCTCCGACTTCGGGCACGTAATTCTCGGGGATTTCAAAAACGGGTCGTCTGGTTCGGCTCCTTCCCCGTCGCCGTCGAGTGGAACCGATTCAGGGAACGgaacgggtcgggttcgggtTCATACCGAGCCGACTATGCTGGAAAATTGCAAGGTTTTGTCGAAGAATTATAGGGTTCGATGGACGTTGAGTGCTGAGGAGAATCTGATCGATGTCGGATTGGAGGCCGCCACCGGGACCATGAATTACATGGCTTTCGGGTGGGCCAACCCGAATTCGACTTCCGAGCTCATGCTCGGAGCTGATGTCGCCGTCGCGGGGTTCAAAGAGGATGGCATGGCGTTTGTGAACGATTTTTACATCACAAAGTACAGTGAGTGCACCTTGTACAAGGACGGCGAGGTGAAGGGGGTTTGCCCCGATACCAGATACGAAGGGTCCGGCCCGAATGGTGGCGAGGTGAACAATACCAAATTGGTTTACGGGCAGAGGAGGGATGCCGTGTCGTTTATTAGGTACCAGAGGCCGTTGGTTTCCAATGACAAGAAGTACGATTTGGCGGTGAATTATACGGAGAAGATGAAGGTCATTTGGGCATTAGGGCCGATTAGGCCACCAGATCTTCTTCAGCCGTATTATCTTCCCCAGAACCATGGTGGACCGAAGAGTGTGGTTTTCGGTCATTTGGTGCTCAATGTTTCTGAAAATGTGAATGACTGTTTGGGTCCTTTAGATGCAGATGAAAAGGAGGATCAGCATCTGATTATCGCCGATGCCAAGGCCCCGCTCGTAGTTACTTCTGACCCAGCATTACATTATCCAGACCCGCCAAACCCTTCGAAGGTTTTGTACATTAACAAGAAAGAGGCTCCGATGTTGAGAGTGGAAAGAGGGGTGCCCGTCAAGTTTTCAATACAAGCAGGGCATGATGTCGCGATGTACATCACTTCCGACCCGCTTGGTGGGAATGCTACACTAAGGAATTCTACCGAGACTATTTATGCAGGAGGGCCTGaagctcaaggagttcaagccAAACCTATGGAATTGGTTTGGGCACCAGATAGGAATACCCCGGACCAAGTATACTATCAATCTCTTTACGAGCGGAAAATGGGTTGGAAAGTGCAGGTGGTTGACGGAGGTCTGCCTGATATGTATAATAACAGTGTCGTTTTGGATGATCAGCAAGTTACCTTGTTTTGGACATTGTCAGAACACTCAATATCTATTGCAGTTCGTGGTGAGAAGAAGAGCGGTTTTTTGGCAATAGGGTTTGGCAGAGGAATGGTGAACAGCTATTCCTATGTGGGTTGGATTGATAATATTGGTAAAGGGCGGGTAAACACTTACTGGATTGATGGAAGGGATGCTTCGAGTATACATCCAACAACTGAGAATTTGACTTATGTGAGGTGCAAGTCAGAAAATGGCATCATTACATTCGAGTTCAGTCGTCCTTTGAAACCGTCGTGTGGTAAGAGTGATAAACCGGAGTGTAAAAACATAATTGATCCCACTACTCCGCTTAAAGTTGTTTGGGCAATGGGTACTGCATGGACAGATGAGAATCTAAGTGAACAAAACATGCATTTTGTTACGAGCAGTAGGCCTATTAGGGTGCTGCTTATGCGTGGTTCTGCAGAGGCAGAGCAGGATTTACAGCCGGTATTAGCTGTACATGGATTTATGATGTTTCTCGCTTGGGGTATCTTGCTTCCTGGTGGAATACTGTCGGCTAGATACTTAAAACATGTTAAGGGTGATGGTTGGTTCAAGCTTCATGTTTACTTGCAGTACTCAGGTTTGGCAATCATCCTACTTGCTGTTCTCTTTGCTGTTGCTGAGCTTAGGGGTTTCTTTGTCAGCTCATTACATGTTAAGTTTGGGATGGCTGCGTTGTTTTTGGTCTGTATACAACCTGTGAATGCATACGTAAGGCCCAAAAGACCGGCTCATGGAGAGGAGGTTTCCTCTAAAAGGATTCTCTGGGAGTACTTTCATGTGATCGGTGGGAGATGCGCCTTTGTTTTAGGAATTGCCGCACTTTTCAGTGGAATGAAGCATTTAGGAGATAGATATGACGCTGAAAATGTTCACGGGCTTACTTGGGCTTTGATAATTTGGTTCTTGATGGGTGCATTGATCGTTTTGTATCTGGAATACCGTGAAAAACAACAAAGGAGGGATaggagttttggaagaagcAATTGGGTGCTGGGGAACCTTGAGGAAGATGACTCTGTTGATCTGTTGAGCCCGAACGGAATACACTCAGAGAAAGAATCGCAAACGTCAGGAAGAATGGAAGTTCAATTAGAGCCTCTGAACAGATAG